A segment of the Arachis hypogaea cultivar Tifrunner chromosome 5, arahy.Tifrunner.gnm2.J5K5, whole genome shotgun sequence genome:
ATACCTCGCATCCAACGAATGCCTCCCTGGCATTAACTCATTTTGATGGCCAAATTGAGACTGTCCTCCTTCTCCAGCCATAAGCCCAAGCAACTGGCTAAAAGAACCGCCTTCGCCTGGATCAAACTGTGACATACCCCAATGTTGTTGATGATGCGTAAATGATGGGTTGAAGTGTGACTGCGGTACATACTGGCCTGAGAACTGAGGTTGTTCTTGTGGAAGCGGATTCGTAGGTGGTACCTCAGGCGAATGTGGCTCCTGTTCATCATTGTCATCATCCATATCCTGACTACCCTCATCCATATCATGATTACCACCATCCAAATCCTGATTACCTTCATCATCCTCTTCACCAACAAGATTTGACAAACACAAGCGGTTCCCATATTCTCCTCGGTACCAATGCATATAAGTTTCCAACTGAGGCTGTGAAGGAATGGGAAGCTCGGAAAGAACGTGATGATACCTGTTGGTCCAATGCATCACCCACATGTAATGAGTAGGTGCCGTGGCCCAGTTAAAATTCTTAGGACCAGTGAGGACTTCTCCATGCGCCTTATCTAGATTCCGCACCTCCTCAGGCACTCCCTGAACGAGTCTGAATTGTCGCCTATACCTATCGGTAGCATGCCACTCAATACATTCAAATGATACCAAAGGCACTGTAGCGCTCCACACAACCGAGTGCATATAGATTTCAGCAGGAATTATGTTAGGATCCACGCGATCCACAGCATACGCAACCCAgacaaactgaaaaaaaaataaaggaaattcaTGACTACGCCCGACATAACAGTCATCATCATCTTTGGTTCATAAGATTTACACAGGCCCTAAATAGGAAAGTAATACTACTTTAATAAATACTCACCTCGCCTTCCTGAAGTTCATCAAAGGCCTTCCTAAAGTCAGCTAGCTTCATATATCTATATCGTCGGTCACCCCGCTCCCAGTTCCGCCACCTTATACGATACATTTAATGTTGATAATTgagttataaatataaataaagtggtacatttaaaaattatattacctGTTTGCTAGCGGGAAACTGCGGGGCTCCCTAGGAACCGGCGATAGATATGGGAGCCGCATCCAAGCCCAACCGAGAAGAAGTGTTAGTGGGCCATCTATGCCTTTACAGTCAACTCGAGATGCCCGGCATAATGCCCTATAGAGGTGTGCTAGGCATGCAGATCCCCAACTGTATTGTATAATACTACCAAATTCACGTAGCAATGGAAGAAACTTCCAGTGCACACCTGCTGCACCTGATTTATCCCCAAACAAGATCGTCCCGATAAGCAACATAATGTGGCATTTGACATACCTCTGTATACCAACTTCATCAGTCAAGGGTAAATTTTCTTTAAGGTCCCGAAGCCAACTCAATTTAATGCAACTGCCTCTACACTCCGACTTACGCGGTGCAACTCCGAATTGATGCAAACACTCAGCCTCCAACGCTTCGAAACTACTCAATGTCATCCCTGTAACTGGAAGTCCGTCCGTTGGAAGACCAAGTATTAGAGCAACGTCTTCAAGAGTGACGGCACATTCACCAATGGGAAGGTGAAACGTATGTGTGTCGGGGTGCCACCTCTCGATTAAAGCATTCACCAATGCCTTTTGACATTGGACTACCCCAATCTGTGATGCATGGTAAAAGCCAGTAAGTCGTAGCTGCTCCTCTACCCTATCATTGTACCGATCCGGAGGAACAGGATGCTCACATGTCAACATTCTTAACTTCTGCAAAGTTCATAACAAAGTATTACTCAACTTCTTAACACTTACTAGGTtactactaaaataaaaatattttataccacAACAACTATTGATAATAATGATAACTAATACATAAATACCTAATCAAATCTCTCCACAGTAACACATTTATCTTGAATAATATGTAATAATACCCACTAACCACCTACTACTGCATATACCATTAGTTAACTAAAGATATTTCACTGAATTATAAAAAACATTTATAACAATTACTTTATGCCTAAATTCTTTTTGGAACATCAttcatactaattaattaatagttTCCCAAACTAAGACTAACTCACAACAACAAGAACATTTACCTTCATTCATTACAATATACCTActtaataatttaaatagaattataaaaattaaattaaacctattttcaaaattaaattaaaccgttggggctccaattttttttttaatttccttatatttatatttaaacataaacataactataaaaattaaattaaacctaTTCTCAATATTAGTTACAATTATAACCGTTGGGggtccaatttttttaatttccttatatttatatttaaacataaacataactataataataatacaaaacattcaaaattcacattctaAAATTTCCGTGCTCTCTATAAAAAACGTCCCAAACTtactaaataataacaataatttcaCTAACAATAATACTTATATTCTAAAAATTAATTCCAAAAATTCTATAAatcttaaaaaatacatataaatcctaaaaaatagtaataatcattCTATCCTATGGATATTTCTAATTTGCACTTCtaataacaacaatcataacaaataaatattttacattaatacttttaaataaaaaaatttaaaaaccttaaaaaaaaacttacataatcagaGTGACTGAGATAATGCATGATATGAAGCTCAGGTCGATCAACATctctagttttattttttttgggcaTTCTTTCATGTATTGAAACATGCAGAAATGAGAGGAGGAAGATGAATAACAATGGGGGCTTCAGGTTTGAAAACGAAAGCTGGGAGAGTGATGTCTCGGAGGGTGAGAGAAGTTAATGCATGAGTGAGGGAGCTGTTATAAGGGCACCGAATTGGGGTGGCTCCTGCTACGCGACACGTGTCTTCGGTGGTGGCAATCGCACGGTCAGATTTGCTGGACGGAACTCGCACGGTGAGATTTGCTTAGTGGAACTCGCACGGTGCGAGTTGGGTGGTCACTGACACCACACTCTCGTCATTCCCCTCCCTCCCCCATAACGGCGTCTGTTAGAAGTTCCGGTAccatattgaaattaaaaagccAGAGAAAAGACGGGGgaaaatccatagaaataaaaaattgatgaCGTTATCGTTTTCCGTGTTCTGACCTCTCTCAGTTCCGACTCTCAACACTGCTCGTAGTTATACATATCCATTCCACCGTTTGCCTTCACATTCCTATTTCTATCTCCTTCATTGCTTCATCCTTCAATTTCCATCTAACTGAACAGAACCAAatcaagaagaagatgatgacaaGGTTGATGATCGTGGGTTTGGGATTACTCGATTTCCTTGTAGCTGGCCTTTCTTTGATGATTGCTTTGGCGTTCTTCGCTCTCATTACTTCCGTTCTATGCGCTGCCGCATTCTACAACAACACCAAGAGCGTTTCCTGAATCGTCCTTCAACAACTACCGCTTATCCACTAAGTATTTCTTTTCCTCTGCTTCGTTAGGATTAGGGTTAATGATCTATTACTTCTAGTGTTGGTTCATTAGAGTTAGATTTTACTTACTAATAATTTGTGTGAATTTGGTATATTACTATTACTGTTACTTTGGTTTTTCAAGAAAGGTTGAGCTCTTTGGACTTGTCTAGTTGGGAAAAAGTTACTTCTGAACATGTAAAAGCCTCAAAAACAAAACAGTGTTTGGtaaaattgttattaaaaaaatctataatGACTCTAATAGGATAAATGTATTAGATATTGAaataagtaagtaattaatgAAAGGATAATtcagaattttattaaaatatataacatgatATTAGTCTTTTTAACTATGGAAAGTATAAGATGAAGTTGAAAAGTATCTCTATAAGAGTTTTTGAAAGGACGTCAATTTTGTTTaccaaataaagatagaaaatgtGAGCTTTTGTAGAGTAGAAGCGTTTCTCCATGGAGCAATACCACTATTTTGCTTATAGTTTCTTCTAACAATTTTTTGCATCCTAGCACAACCAATATTTGGAACCATGTTATCTGTCCATTTATCAGCATCTAGATCTTTACCTTTTATTTGTTGTTTTGATCTTGAAAGTTGATGCATTAATGTAATTATGagatcaaattttgattttaactACTGGAACTTCCGTGGATGTACTCTTGGGATTCATTTGTGTTCTTTTCCTGGGTAGTTTGTACATTGGACTGTGGCTATATCCAAAACACCTGGTTTTGGAATCTTGGACTTTGTTTCAGCATTTGGAATTTCAATAAATACTGTTGTTTTCCAAGAAATCCACAACCATTCATGTTTTAATGTCTTGGTTTTTTGTTGAGTGTGTACCATTACTTGATTGGATTTAGTTGTGCTCACAACTTTGTAATTTTGTGTTTCCTTCGTAGAATTTATTTGGTTTCTCTGCAAGGTTGTGGTTAAATTATCTTCAGTATTTGCTTGCTGTTGACCAATGTTTTCCATTCGTTTATTACAGGAATTATTTTTGTGGATTCTTTTGTCAAGATGAAGATTGCTTTTTCTATGAGCAGCAGCTTCATCATATATACTTGAGGTTGTTATTTTGAGCCGCTAGAAAATGTAGGAACAGCAACAGCAACCACTAGTAAAATATGTAGCATTTATTCACTTTTGAAtatcactaaataaattaagttCAAGTGAAAAATTTATTGTAATATGATTTATGATAATGTAGAATGAATGTTATAAATTGTGAATTAATTGAAGATATTTGAGGCAACCCGCTagctcttttttatttgtttctttgtttctataattttattgatgatttATTATCTCTTATCATTCTGATTTTGTGACTTTGATCTTCAGTATAAGGGTTCTCATCAATGGTTTGATTGTTGTTGTACTTGACTATTGAATTCTTTATCCTGTGCTCATGTATCAGAAATCATCCTTCATTAGTACAAGTTCTATCTAACCATGCATGATTGTTGTGAAAATAGCAGCTGGTATTCAAATCTGTTATTTACCCAACTTCCTGATTTCAAGAAGTTCCTGATTTCATGTCTTTAATGATGAATTGGTTGACTACTATGCTAATATTTGGTTCTGGTGCTTATACATTATTTTTCAAGCTCTGGATATCAATGACTGGTTGCATCAAATAATAATTAATCTCTGGGATCTGATGAATTATGAACATGGATGTGGCTGTACCTGCTCGAATTTCTTTGCATGATATGGCTGCTCTCTGGGGCCATATTGATAGATCTTGATTACTGTCATAAGTGTCATCACAATGGTGATATCTGAGTTAGATCATGAATGATTTTCTAGATTGCATATATGTCTTTCATTAATTGCTTTCTGTCATTTTCTAGACATTATTTATAACAAATGCAATACTCATAAGACTTATTTATTGCAACTATATCTATTTTTATGTTTGTATCTCATTTGgttattataagtttataacacATTAGTTATATGTTTTTATTATGTAGTGTATCCTGAACGATTTGCATcccatatttttagaaaaatgtcAAGTCACAATCCATATTGTCATGTATCCATGTTTCCTGTTGTACCTATGCTTTCCTAGGTCATCTCTCATCTGTACTCGCTACTCAGCACGAAAGGGGAATGATGTTATTGCTAATGCTTATAACATAAGGTGTGAGCTTTCGCCACATGACATGGTGTGAGAAAGGTCTTCTTTTGATGTGACAGAAACCGCCCAAGAATCTCTGCTAGTTCAATGGCTTGCCACTACTTTGTTGCTGCAGCATTCTACTAGTGCTATTAAAGTAAATACTTCGGCTTTGGGGTATGAGGTTTATTGAAGTAATACTTGAATCCATTTTGCCAGCAGGCTGTTGCTTATGTTTTTCATTTCTTGTTTGGTAAGGGGATGTCCTTTGGGCAGGCGTTTGGTTTCATGTCATGCAGGTTTTATCAGATGATAACATGAATTTTGGTTCTAATGCTGTGAAAGGCTGTGGATGATATCATTGAGGCAAATGATGTTATTGGAGATGACAAAGGCGAAGTTACAAGTTTGCCATGGATTGAGATGTCTCATTCTATCATAAGATCTTTTCTAGGTCCTATGTTTTGAATGACACACAGAGGATCTAAAATGGTTTCTTGCCATAGAAGTTATCTGTAATATGATGTGATTTACTATTTGCAGAGTACAAATTGATTCCTTCAGGCTTCAGGCCACCATTTTAGGATCTTCAATTTGTGAAATATAATTATGTTTATGGTTTTTCATTGTCGTTGTTACTTAAATTTTCTAGATTTATTACTTACAACCAGACATATATACTAACGAAAGGACTTTTTTCGATCCAAATGCTGTTGTTCTCAAAACTATTTACCTGAATGTCACTTGTTAGAAAATGTTACCTTCAATTCCATCGTTTATGCCAGgtgatattattttatatttgtttgtgttgacatAGAATTACCAAAGCGGGTGTCGAATCCAATTGGTGGAATATATTCAAAAGAGTGTAATGTGGGTAATTAGTTCTATGAATAGTGGCAGATAGGTTGGATAGCtataattataattgaaaaatgaaGATTCTTAGTTCATTAACCAAGGGTAGCCTAGTTTATTCTTTCACGCGAATCCATTTTGCTGCCGACCACTTTTCACCTTGAATAACAGGGCTCGGGGACTGTCAGTGCCTTTGTGGTGAAGTGGTGGAGGCTGAAGAAGAGAAGTGCATCTCCTTTTGGGGGGTTCTAGAACAATTTTATCTTGTGAGGCAAGTAAAGATAGGTCATAggagtataattaattttaaaaaatcaataaagataaaattgcatattttttttagatagatcccaaaaatatctaattttaaacaattgataaaaataaaatgatatatttttctaaatagatatctagctatttattaaaaagaatttttatctATTCATCATTTTTCTTCGTCACCGTAATATGCACCTTATTTAAATTGTCCAATTGTCCAATTGAGAAAAGAGAGAATTTGTTAACACAAAAGTTTGATGCAATATGATTATTTCGTCTATAGTATATGGTTGACGACAGAGGTGCTTTGGTCGACTAGTATAGTCAAAGTCGAAAGGGAAAGTATAAGTCGAACTAATAAAGGTGCAAATAACACATGGAAAATAAATTGGTTCTTAATTGAATGAACGTAGGGACTATTACTCGACTCTCAAGATATGGTAAGAATATGGATACTTAAACTTGGAGAGTAAGTAAAATAAAAACGTAGGTAAAAAACCAATAACTACTCAACACAATATAGATttcttctctataaataggaGGGTCAAAGAATTTTAAGAGAAATTCTATTCAACATCTCAAATCATACTAAATATTTGCAAAATTCCAAATGATGTCAAAGAAAGCCATGAATTGTCAGTGCATAAGAGTATGTGAAGTCAATTcactttagttattttttttaatgctttcattttctAGTTTGTTTGCTTAATGTTCTTTTGCTATTgtgtttattgttcttttattcagGTTGTCCATCAATCTCCGTTCTACTTTTAGAGTGTTTTGTTCACATAATTTCATTGTCAATAACCAAGAATTCTTTTATTCTACTGCTTGCAAAGTCATTTTTGACACTAAAATTGATAAATCACAGGTCGAGTTCACTTTTTTAGAGGAGTCGTATCTGTTCCCCAAATTAAGATCTTTGATATAAGTTTGATTAACATCTCTATCGAAGTTGAACAAAAATCAAATGAAACAAATTGGCACATCTAGAAGGACCCTGAGTTGATTTAGTGCCTGACTTTGCATGCAATCACGCAATGAAAAGGTAATAAGTATGTCAAATAGAACTTCCACTTCGATTGATAGGTCAAATAATAACGTTGTACAAGTTAGAAAAACCAACACAAGAGGTCCAGAGGCCGAATCGACCTTCCTAGCAGCTAGTGTTGGTGAGCATGAGCATCtttagatattttatttattgtttctttgaataaagttaaTGATTTTCTTGTTATAATTAAGATTTTTGTTCTTTAATCAATATTTCTTGAAATTTCTTTGAGATTTGATATGTTCAAAAGATTATTAAAAGATCTTAAGTAAGGCCAAAGAAAGGGAGGAATAAGCAAAGAAGCCATTAGGAGAATCAAGGAAGGAGGCATGCAATTATCCAAGAAAGCAACCTCCCAAGGAACCAAAAATTAAAGAGCAACCTTCTAGGGGAACCACATCAACTAGGCGTGCAATACGCCCTCGTCCCCCTTcaaactggcgtgccatgccatcCTTCCCTTCCACACACCAAGCACAAGGAGCATTCCCAGGAACTAAAAAAGTCTGGGCGTGCAACACGTCATCTCCACTATCCACACGCTTGTGACCTCCTCACCAAGGGCGTGCAACATGCCAGCCACCCCAACACGCCTTCAACCATGCCAACTTCTCCGAAGCAGGGGTGTGCCACACGCCACTATGGCGTGTTACACGCTTGCGATCATGCTTTAAGGGTGAGCCACGCCCCTCCTTGGCGTGGCATGCTGGGCAAAAGTCTAGAGACTCCCATGCAACTTCCAAGCCTCAAGTGCAACACCAATCATCTAAGTGCCACGCCAAGTTTCATGCCAAGCCTAAGATCAAGAGAGAAAGCCCAAGATTTTGATAACTAACATACCAAGCTTTGAGTCTCAAGTATCAAAGGAAGATCACTCTTAATTTTAGATTcgattagaaaaagatatgattatatttgattttattttattttgaatttgaattttaggttTTAGCTTAGGATTTAAATAAGTCTATGAACTTTTTCCACGGACATCGGATCGGACGTTACCTTTCACTTCCCATTACTGTTTTTGGTTTCTCTAaactatgagcaactaatctcCTCTGTTtatctttttatggattattaatctaagtattttattttgtttaaggtTTATACATCGATCTGTTTCATGATTGAGTTGTCATTCTTCATCCCTAAAGATTAGAATTGTTGGAAAACATTATAACATTGTTTTGGATTCTAATATTGCTTTGGAAAATTTAATATTGGAAttagcttgaaaactctttcttataattttttgatttaaCTAGGAATAGTGTTTCAAAGAGTGTGCGACACTTTATAATTTTCAATTGTCTCTAgttttgaataagtgacatataattcagattagaaattttttgaaaattatgctttctTGTAAGTTTCAATTGTCTAGGACTAGCTTGAATATGTGACATAAATtcaatctaaattatttttttaatcttatttgaaTCTAAATTAGATTTGTGCTTAACCTCTTTTGTTAAGTAGTTGACCAAGAAAATAGTAGTTAgttcaattatatattatttgttgTGAGTTGATCTCTGTAAACGTCAAATAAATGAACACAAGGATAGTTTCGTAGAGAGTAAACATCTCTCAAACCTTAACATTCTCATTATCATTGATTTCATTCATTGCTTCGCTATTTATTTGCCTCTGTTCAACGTTCAATTCTCATTCCTCTATTTTTGATTTGTCTTATTAGaagtaatcaattaatcattgcttgctcaatccattAATTCTCGTGGAAATGATATTCATTTactgtggtattacttgatacgattcgGTGCACTTGCCAAGTTGGTTTTAcaaccatcaagtttttggcattgTTGCTGGGGATTAATTGAGATTGACAACAAACCAATTAGTTGATTATCTAAATTATACTTTTTCTTCTGATTTTGCCTCACCGAAATTCCCTTCACTGTGACGTTAGGATTGTCTACTTTTACTTTATGTCTTTGTGTTTTCAAACAAGGCAACAAGGACAAGAAACCTCTCCAATTTGATATAGAAATAGAGAGAACCCTTCAGCAACTAAGAAATAAATCAAGAAATCAGAGGGAAGtagaagaaattgaagaggagCTAGAGAGAATCATGGtagacaataacaacaacaattctATCAACAGCAATGCCAATACAAGAAGGACTCTTGGTAACTTCACCAACCCCACTTCTAAAAGTTGTGGAAGTATCACGGTGATGGCTAATGTGGAAAGGaaaaactttgaattgaagctcGCACTTATTCAATTAGTGCAACGAAATCAATTCAGAGGTAGTTTTCAAGAAGATCGAAGCTTACATATATTTAGCTTCATGTTGATATGTGACACTATTAAGAGCAGTGGAGTCTCTCCCGAAGCCATCAAGCTAAGGCTATTCCTATTTTCTATGAGTGACAGAGCCAAGCAGTGGCTCCAAACCCAACCCTTGGATAGCATAGCAACGTGAGAGGATttggtgaaaaattttttaaccaaattcTTTTCACCACAAAGTTGGCCAAACTAATATATGACCTCCAAACCTTCACCCAAAGGGATAGAAAGTCCTTCTATAAaatttggaaaagatacaagaaaATGTTGAGAAAGTGCCCTCATGACATGATTCCCAATTGGTTATAACATCAAACATTCTATGATGGAATTTttcatacctcaagaactttgcTTGACTCTTCGGAAGGGGGTTTTCTCCATAGAACAACAACTGAAGAAGCATTGAAATTAATTGACATCATGGCCAACGACCAATATATGTATTCAATCAAGAGAACCATGAAGAAAatagtgataaagttgaatgcAATGGACTCACTTTTAGCACAAAATAAACTCATGTCCCAACAAATCTCCTCACTCACAAAACAAATGGAATACATATAGGTATCCGCAGTGAAAACACAAGTTATTACCCGTAACATGTGTGGAGGAGCTTACAAAGATGAAGAATGTGGGATACTCAAGGAAGAACAAGCACCCATTGAACAAGTGAATTACATGGAAAACTTTCAAAAACCACCATGCCATGATCCTTTTTCTAAAACCTACAATCCAGGATAGGAAACCACCTAAACTTTAGTTGGGGAATTCAAGAACAAAGAAATTCCAGTGTACCATATCAACAACAAGGCGTGCCCATGAaatcacaaatatatatataaaaaagtctCCTCTCATGAAACCAAATTCTCCTCCCTTGAAACCACTATTGAAAAACTATCTCAATCCACTAACATCCTAGCCGAATCAATCTCCACTTTCATGCAACAAACAAGGAACTTCATGGATGAGACAAGAGCAAACTTCAAAAACCACAGTGCTTCTATTAGAAGCTTGGAAGTGCAAGTGGGTCAAATCGCTAAGCAATTCGCTATGAAACCTACTAACACTTTTCAAAGTGAAACAATGCCTAATCCAAGAGAAGAATGCAAGGTCATTAGCTTGAGAAATGGAAAAGTGCTTAACAAAAAGAATGAAGAGCAAGTTGAGAAGTCcatagaggcagaggagaagcaATAAAAAGGCTCTGTCCATGCACGAACTAAGGCTCAAAATGAGAAAGAAACAGTGACATCTTATGAGCAAAACATTTCATTCCCTCAAAGGCTCAAGGATCAGAACAAGAAAAAGCAATACTCCAAATTCTTAGACATGTTTAGGAAGATCTAAATCAACATTCCCTTCTTAGAAGTCTT
Coding sequences within it:
- the LOC112803991 gene encoding protein MAIN-LIKE 1, which translates into the protein MLTCEHPVPPDRYNDRVEEQLRLTGFYHASQIGVVQCQKALVNALIERWHPDTHTFHLPIGECAVTLEDVALILGLPTDGLPVTGMTLSSFEALEAECLHQFGVAPRKSECRGSCIKLSWLRDLKENLPLTDEVGIQRYVKCHIMLLIGTILFGDKSGAAGVHWKFLPLLREFGSIIQYSWGSACLAHLYRALCRASRVDCKGIDGPLTLLLGWAWMRLPYLSPVPREPRSFPLANRWRNWERGDRRYRYMKLADFRKAFDELQEGEFVWVAYAVDRVDPNIIPAEIYMHSVVWSATVPLVSFECIEWHATDRYRRQFRLVQGVPEEVRNLDKAHGEVLTGPKNFNWATAPTHYMWVMHWTNRYHHVLSELPIPSQPQLETYMHWYRGEYGNRLCLSNLVGEEDDEGNQDLDGGNHDMDEGSQDMDDDNDEQEPHSPEVPPTNPLPQEQPQFSGQYVPQSHFNPSFTHHQQHWGMSQFDPGEGGSFSQLLGLMAGEGGQSQFGHQNELMPGRHSLDARYPGHTSSVASGGFVSVDSSRSDGGRGVFNSQNPYVVSMGLIEENDNTLQQETDAYIADNPDAEDDDEDDEIEEFDEDEESRNDGQARTPDDQAKGYNLRIDPPRRSANRYTPSVFKKAAKKCKKLVNDVKWSIRK